One region of Candidatus Polarisedimenticolaceae bacterium genomic DNA includes:
- a CDS encoding carboxypeptidase-like regulatory domain-containing protein, which yields MTTLAVLLLAAAASSGHFASGQVVAPNGSPVAGAEVCAFDTAGLKLGCVTTDAKGYYRMDNPAVPNLLVQAAGYKAMAVLAAPVNEPVVLRPAVGLKVTVVDVATGHPISKGTVAFHLPSGKSIGSAVPFNRAGVKLSNMSEGETLIVATADGYESGDPVVVQLKSGVENAVVVKLKKSAKAPAKK from the coding sequence ATGACGACGCTCGCGGTCCTCCTCCTCGCAGCCGCCGCCTCGAGCGGGCATTTCGCCTCGGGGCAGGTCGTGGCGCCGAACGGCAGCCCCGTCGCGGGGGCCGAGGTCTGCGCATTCGACACCGCGGGACTGAAGCTCGGGTGCGTGACGACCGACGCGAAGGGGTACTACCGCATGGACAACCCGGCGGTCCCGAACCTCCTCGTCCAGGCCGCCGGCTACAAGGCGATGGCCGTCCTGGCCGCCCCGGTCAACGAGCCGGTCGTGCTTCGGCCGGCGGTCGGTCTCAAAGTGACCGTCGTCGATGTCGCGACCGGCCACCCCATCTCGAAGGGGACCGTCGCGTTCCACCTGCCGTCGGGGAAGAGCATCGGATCGGCCGTCCCGTTCAACCGCGCGGGCGTGAAGCTGTCGAACATGTCGGAGGGCGAGACGCTCATCGTCGCCACCGCGGACGGGTACGAATCCGGCGATCCGGTTGTCGTCCAGCTCAAGTCCGGCGTCGAGAACGCCGTCGTCGTGAAGCTGAAGAAATCGGCAAAGGCGCCAGCGAAGAAGTAG
- a CDS encoding L,D-transpeptidase: protein MIKSTFFSRWRWRFFGAGVGLLALGAVTAVIWPIASGRTDSPFFSRKSTQELLADVRRSGAPKWAPDEMVQAEAAVKAAFAAYRFEEVKLLPLRDFRGVRDALDYATYKCQSALAAGNRNRMDARASADEALAAAGRDTGRTGDVADAMHLGAYNRTLLQKSQIALREAQIMYDRGDYVQAASKAGEAGAQSRVVSQNAVQAAARYADPSLVGRWRRMIDETVGWSRSTGNPALVVLKENHRVDLYDNGRVVRSYQADIGYRSINDKQRSGDAATPEGRYKVTAKKSASHFYRALAINYPNDDDRAEFDRLKRAGVIPRGASPGGLIEIHGEGGRNKDWTNGCVALSNKDIDDLFPRVGVGTPVTIVGGDGQGMFAKLARMQVGGNNTPSGGSGGGGGTP, encoded by the coding sequence GTGATCAAGAGCACCTTCTTCAGCCGCTGGCGCTGGCGCTTCTTCGGCGCCGGGGTGGGACTCCTCGCCCTCGGGGCCGTCACCGCGGTGATCTGGCCGATCGCCTCCGGACGGACCGATTCCCCGTTCTTCTCGCGGAAATCGACCCAGGAGCTCCTGGCCGACGTTCGCCGGTCCGGCGCACCGAAGTGGGCGCCGGACGAGATGGTCCAGGCGGAGGCGGCGGTGAAGGCGGCCTTCGCGGCGTACCGGTTCGAGGAGGTCAAGCTCCTCCCCCTCCGTGATTTCCGCGGGGTGCGCGACGCCCTCGATTACGCGACGTACAAGTGCCAGTCGGCGCTCGCCGCCGGGAACCGGAACCGGATGGATGCGAGGGCCTCGGCCGACGAGGCGCTCGCGGCCGCCGGACGGGATACCGGCCGCACCGGCGACGTCGCCGACGCGATGCACCTCGGCGCCTACAACCGGACCCTCCTCCAGAAGAGCCAGATCGCGCTCCGCGAGGCGCAGATCATGTACGACCGCGGCGACTACGTGCAGGCGGCGTCGAAAGCGGGCGAGGCCGGGGCGCAGTCGCGCGTCGTCAGCCAGAACGCGGTGCAGGCCGCCGCGCGGTACGCCGACCCGTCGCTCGTGGGCCGCTGGCGCCGGATGATCGACGAGACGGTCGGCTGGTCGCGCAGCACCGGCAATCCGGCGCTCGTCGTCCTCAAGGAGAACCATCGCGTCGACCTCTACGACAACGGGCGCGTCGTCCGCTCGTACCAGGCCGACATCGGCTACCGCTCGATCAACGACAAGCAGCGCTCGGGAGACGCCGCCACGCCCGAAGGCCGCTACAAGGTCACGGCGAAGAAGTCGGCGTCGCACTTCTACCGCGCGCTCGCGATCAACTATCCGAACGACGACGACCGCGCCGAGTTCGACAGGCTGAAGCGCGCCGGGGTGATCCCGCGCGGCGCCAGCCCGGGCGGCCTCATCGAGATCCACGGCGAGGGCGGGCGGAACAAGGACTGGACGAACGGCTGCGTCGCTCTGTCGAACAAGGACATCGACGACCTCTTCCCCCGCGTCGGCGTGGGCACGCCGGTGACGATCGTCGGCGGCGACGGCCAGGGGATGTTCGCGAAGCTCGCGCGCATGCAGGTTGGCGGCAACAACACGCCGAGCGGAGGGAGCGGCGGCGGAGGCGGCACCCCATGA
- a CDS encoding L,D-transpeptidase, with product MMEGYPLTEENESTPRRGRGVAIIFPSPKRRWGLVVIAVLLAAVAIAMVAGHGTGYAYGDASARTALPAVDVPQNAAAAKKLQAKLVAQNKQLTGALQKLAPSGTYIVVDQTQNRLYIMNDDKIVKTSVCSAGSGMILKDAGSKRKWVFDTPRGVFKVHNRISNPIWKKPDWAFAEEGKTIPKNPEDRFESGTLGKYALYLEDGYMIHGTLYTRLLGRSVTHGCIRLGPDDLQAVWDAAPIGTPVYIF from the coding sequence ATGATGGAAGGCTATCCGCTCACCGAAGAGAACGAGAGCACTCCGCGCAGAGGCCGCGGCGTCGCGATCATCTTCCCCTCGCCGAAGCGGCGGTGGGGCCTCGTCGTCATCGCGGTGCTGCTCGCGGCGGTTGCGATCGCGATGGTCGCCGGTCACGGCACCGGTTACGCCTACGGAGACGCCTCCGCGAGGACGGCGCTCCCGGCGGTCGACGTCCCGCAGAACGCCGCCGCCGCGAAGAAGCTCCAGGCGAAGCTCGTGGCGCAGAACAAGCAGCTCACCGGCGCGCTCCAGAAGCTGGCGCCGTCCGGCACGTACATCGTCGTCGATCAGACCCAGAACCGGCTGTACATCATGAACGACGACAAGATCGTGAAGACCTCGGTCTGCTCGGCAGGCTCGGGGATGATCTTGAAGGACGCGGGCAGCAAGAGGAAGTGGGTGTTCGACACGCCGCGCGGCGTGTTCAAGGTGCACAATCGCATCTCGAACCCGATCTGGAAGAAGCCGGACTGGGCGTTCGCCGAGGAAGGGAAGACGATCCCGAAGAACCCGGAAGACCGCTTCGAGTCGGGGACGCTCGGGAAGTACGCGCTCTATCTCGAAGACGGCTACATGATCCACGGCACGCTCTACACGCGTCTCCTCGGGCGCAGCGTGACGCACGGCTGCATCCGCCTCGGCCCCGACGATCTCCAGGCGGTGTGGGACGCCGCGCCGATCGGCACGCCCGTCTACATCTTCTGA
- the nuoI gene encoding NADH-quinone oxidoreductase subunit NuoI: MQVKRAPKPSFAQRIYLPPIISGLILTFKHMFRKKDTIQYPEEKHVFGPRYRGVPALVKDQDGRTKCVACYMCQWVCPPLAITIEAAEYPKDSPLHQIEKYPEKFDINMLRCIYCGLCEEACPEEAIFMSKTYAVVGHSRELMIFDKEKLLEIGGVREDTIMKWAPETKGPKERSHRSGDDIAKKNAVAH, translated from the coding sequence ATGCAGGTGAAGAGAGCGCCTAAGCCCAGCTTCGCCCAGCGGATCTACCTGCCGCCGATCATCTCGGGTCTCATCCTCACCTTTAAGCACATGTTTCGGAAGAAGGACACGATCCAGTACCCCGAGGAGAAGCACGTCTTCGGCCCGCGCTACCGCGGCGTCCCGGCGCTCGTGAAGGACCAGGACGGCCGCACGAAGTGCGTGGCCTGCTACATGTGCCAGTGGGTCTGCCCGCCGCTCGCGATCACGATCGAGGCGGCCGAATATCCGAAGGACAGCCCGCTCCACCAGATCGAGAAGTACCCCGAGAAGTTCGACATCAACATGCTGCGTTGCATCTACTGCGGCCTCTGCGAAGAAGCCTGCCCCGAAGAGGCGATCTTCATGTCGAAGACCTACGCCGTCGTCGGCCACTCGCGCGAGCTCATGATCTTCGACAAGGAAAAGCTCCTCGAGATCGGCGGCGTGCGCGAGGACACGATCATGAAGTGGGCGCCCGAGACGAAGGGGCCGAAGGAGCGTTCCCATCGCTCCGGCGACGACATCGCCAAGAAGAACGCCGTCGCACACTGA
- a CDS encoding Rieske 2Fe-2S domain-containing protein: MGRWVRAAKATEVPPGEGRTIWVDRHPIALFHDADRGFFAIDDTCPHQGASLGEGTYHECRVICPMHNWIFDVTTGKCLVVPEDSVACYATRRSGDDVEIELPGGPDAGEESA; the protein is encoded by the coding sequence TTGGGGCGTTGGGTCCGGGCGGCGAAGGCCACCGAGGTCCCGCCGGGCGAGGGGCGGACGATCTGGGTCGACCGCCACCCGATCGCGCTCTTCCACGACGCCGACCGCGGCTTCTTCGCGATCGACGATACCTGCCCGCATCAGGGGGCTTCGCTGGGAGAGGGCACGTATCACGAGTGCCGGGTGATCTGCCCGATGCATAACTGGATCTTCGACGTCACGACGGGGAAGTGTCTCGTCGTTCCTGAGGATTCGGTCGCGTGCTACGCTACGCGACGGAGCGGCGATGATGTCGAAATCGAGCTTCCCGGAGGACCCGATGCAGGTGAAGAGAGCGCCTAA
- a CDS encoding (Fe-S)-binding protein: MRPTATLPGLFAFTFLLLASTATFVYLIRQRWLLLQAAQPSARLDRWGERWKGVLTQFLGQKRILSPGYLGAGLMHAFIFWGFLAVALNSFHFLVGGFVPEFHLPFLGPASVLGRAYLFLRDLFELAVIAMVVVAASRRLFAPPKRLTLSGDAFAILSMIATLMVTDLLITAIEGQPSPVGRLFGPFLAGRTILFQVAWWLHAATLLGFLCYLPISKHFHVVTSLPSVLFRRLDTGSLPMIDLENSEKFGITTFTDMRWKDLLDVYSCTECGRCQAACPAYATGKPLNPKKINEDMRHVMMPLLPILAGQKPKPEGMELPVLPSQTIHDDVLWSCTTCRACEQACPLFIEFIDRIVGMRRKLVLEDSSFPQELTNTYKNLEKAGNPWGQSPSNRGDWANGLDVPWMSDGPGEVEYVMWVGCAGAYDDRGKKVARATAEILKQAGVKFAALGPEETCTGDPARRTGNEYLYQMLAQQNVETLNNYKVKKIVAQCPHCFNTLLNEYPQLGGRYEVVHHTELIARLIADGKIKMNGDGAGQTVTFHDSCYLGRHNGVYDAPRQALSSAGLNIIEMPRSRENGFCCGAGGGRMWMEEKIGTKVNTARVDEAATTNAPLVASACPFCMTMLADGINETGRAEAMQVQDVAQIVAAKMVR; the protein is encoded by the coding sequence GTGAGACCGACCGCCACCCTTCCCGGCCTCTTCGCGTTCACGTTCCTCCTCCTCGCCTCGACCGCGACCTTCGTCTATCTGATCCGGCAGAGATGGCTCCTGCTCCAAGCGGCACAGCCGTCGGCGCGCCTCGACCGGTGGGGGGAGCGATGGAAGGGCGTGCTCACGCAATTCCTCGGGCAGAAGCGGATCCTGAGCCCCGGTTACCTCGGCGCCGGGCTCATGCACGCGTTCATCTTCTGGGGGTTCCTCGCCGTCGCGTTGAACTCGTTCCACTTCCTCGTGGGCGGGTTCGTCCCGGAGTTCCACCTGCCGTTCCTCGGGCCGGCGTCGGTGCTCGGCCGCGCCTATCTCTTCCTGCGCGATCTCTTCGAGCTCGCCGTCATCGCGATGGTGGTGGTCGCGGCGTCGAGGAGGCTGTTCGCGCCGCCGAAGCGGCTCACGCTCTCCGGCGACGCGTTCGCGATCCTCTCGATGATCGCGACGCTCATGGTCACCGACCTCCTGATCACCGCGATCGAAGGCCAGCCGTCGCCGGTCGGACGTCTGTTCGGTCCGTTCCTCGCCGGCCGGACCATCCTGTTCCAGGTCGCGTGGTGGCTCCATGCGGCGACCCTCCTCGGCTTCCTCTGCTACCTGCCGATCTCGAAGCACTTCCACGTCGTGACGTCGCTCCCCTCCGTCCTCTTCCGCAGGCTCGACACCGGCTCCCTGCCGATGATCGACCTCGAGAACTCGGAGAAGTTCGGGATCACGACGTTCACCGACATGCGGTGGAAGGACCTTCTCGACGTCTACTCGTGCACCGAGTGCGGCCGCTGCCAGGCGGCGTGCCCGGCGTACGCGACCGGAAAGCCGCTCAACCCGAAGAAGATCAACGAGGACATGCGCCACGTCATGATGCCGCTCCTCCCGATCCTCGCCGGGCAGAAGCCGAAGCCCGAAGGGATGGAGCTGCCGGTCCTCCCGTCGCAGACGATCCACGACGACGTCCTCTGGTCGTGCACGACTTGCCGCGCGTGCGAGCAGGCGTGCCCGCTCTTCATCGAGTTCATCGACCGGATCGTCGGCATGCGCCGGAAGCTCGTCCTCGAGGACAGCTCGTTCCCGCAGGAGCTGACGAACACCTACAAGAACCTCGAGAAGGCCGGGAATCCGTGGGGCCAGAGCCCGTCGAATCGCGGCGACTGGGCGAACGGTCTCGATGTGCCGTGGATGAGCGACGGCCCCGGCGAGGTCGAGTACGTCATGTGGGTCGGCTGCGCCGGCGCCTACGACGATCGTGGCAAGAAGGTCGCCCGCGCGACGGCGGAGATCCTCAAGCAGGCGGGTGTGAAGTTCGCCGCGCTCGGCCCCGAAGAGACGTGCACCGGCGATCCCGCACGGCGTACCGGGAACGAGTATCTCTACCAGATGCTCGCGCAGCAGAACGTCGAGACGCTGAACAACTACAAGGTCAAGAAGATCGTCGCGCAGTGCCCGCACTGCTTCAACACGCTCTTGAACGAGTACCCGCAGCTCGGCGGCCGGTACGAGGTCGTCCACCACACCGAGCTGATCGCGCGCCTGATCGCCGACGGCAAGATCAAGATGAACGGCGATGGGGCGGGGCAGACCGTCACCTTCCACGACTCGTGCTACCTCGGGCGGCACAACGGCGTCTACGACGCGCCGCGCCAGGCGCTGTCGTCGGCCGGCCTGAACATCATCGAGATGCCGAGGAGCCGCGAGAACGGCTTCTGCTGCGGCGCCGGCGGCGGCCGCATGTGGATGGAAGAGAAGATCGGGACGAAGGTCAACACCGCGCGCGTCGACGAAGCCGCGACGACGAACGCACCGCTCGTCGCCTCCGCGTGCCCGTTCTGCATGACCATGCTCGCCGACGGCATCAACGAGACCGGCCGCGCCGAAGCGATGCAGGTGCAAGACGTCGCGCAGATCGTCGCCGCCAAGATGGTCCGCTGA
- a CDS encoding RNB domain-containing ribonuclease — translation MAPAPGSTVAYWRDDTMAYGVVIGEEKQRLVVVTREGKDERVAPARVTAVLAGGIAPARTSEGVREAAARAAAAGEAVGRLVDAVDVPTLWDLVHERGETLSESTLADLALGRVDEAARLATVIALGADGVRFQRKTSGWLPRDAAVVTEILDGRRKAAERAAEKGSAIEALVRAVRGDAFVPSGSETERKILAALEAVALDELDTPEKERALAHEAITASRIPADRLPEAAFRLLRLTGRFASDDENLMIVRYGLRTEFPPFPAVAPFAREGRLDLTAVPMVTIDDPQTREIDDALSVTDAGDGKVVVGIHIADPAAVVPIDGPVDVEALARGTTYYFPERKLLMLPGAVSEDEASLVQGKERPGVSFLATVDAGGRTVSFEIARSLLRIGARLDYDEADAALSSAVGPHAALLARLLAFAEARDAVRRAAGAVSLRAPEAEIRVGEGGAMTLTRRDPDTPSQRIVSEAMILAGEMAAGWLTARGIPAIFRRQAPSDGRLPEADPALPFAVHVRAVRRMLKRAETSLQPGPHHGLGVAAYAQVTSPLRRYQDLAVHRQIAAVLGGGPPPYDVPAMQRILAATERAELEARRSERAVARYWMLRWLDRARGGSVTGVVVETSPRPIVVLDETLLEEVVPSLSGVNLGDRVRLRIERVNPRADLVILRPV, via the coding sequence ATGGCGCCCGCGCCCGGCAGCACCGTGGCGTACTGGCGCGACGACACGATGGCCTACGGCGTCGTCATCGGGGAAGAGAAGCAGCGCCTCGTCGTCGTGACCCGCGAAGGGAAGGACGAGCGGGTCGCGCCGGCGCGCGTGACCGCCGTCCTCGCCGGAGGGATCGCACCCGCGCGGACGAGCGAGGGGGTGCGCGAGGCGGCGGCGCGCGCGGCGGCGGCGGGGGAAGCCGTGGGACGGCTCGTCGACGCCGTCGACGTGCCGACGCTGTGGGACCTGGTCCACGAGCGGGGGGAGACGCTCTCGGAGTCGACCCTCGCCGATCTCGCCCTCGGGCGGGTGGACGAGGCGGCGCGCCTCGCGACCGTCATCGCGCTCGGCGCCGACGGCGTCCGCTTCCAGCGGAAGACTTCGGGGTGGCTGCCGCGCGACGCGGCGGTAGTCACCGAGATCCTCGACGGGCGCCGGAAGGCGGCTGAGCGCGCGGCGGAGAAGGGGTCCGCGATCGAGGCGCTCGTTCGGGCGGTGCGCGGGGATGCGTTCGTTCCCTCGGGCTCGGAGACCGAACGGAAGATCCTCGCCGCGCTCGAGGCGGTCGCGCTCGACGAGCTCGACACGCCGGAGAAGGAGCGCGCGCTCGCCCACGAGGCGATCACCGCCTCGCGCATTCCCGCGGACCGGCTGCCGGAGGCCGCGTTCCGTCTCCTCCGACTGACCGGCCGGTTCGCCTCGGACGACGAGAACCTCATGATCGTCCGTTACGGCCTGAGAACGGAGTTCCCGCCGTTCCCTGCGGTCGCGCCGTTTGCGCGCGAGGGACGGCTCGACCTGACCGCGGTTCCGATGGTCACGATCGACGATCCGCAGACTCGCGAGATCGACGACGCGCTCTCCGTCACCGACGCCGGCGATGGGAAGGTCGTCGTCGGCATCCACATCGCCGATCCCGCCGCCGTCGTTCCGATCGACGGACCGGTCGACGTCGAGGCGCTTGCGCGCGGGACGACCTATTACTTCCCCGAGCGGAAGCTCCTCATGCTCCCGGGCGCCGTCTCGGAGGACGAGGCGAGCCTCGTCCAGGGGAAGGAGCGGCCGGGGGTCAGCTTCCTCGCGACCGTCGATGCCGGCGGCCGCACGGTGAGCTTCGAGATCGCGCGCTCGCTCCTCCGCATCGGCGCGCGTCTCGACTACGACGAGGCGGACGCCGCCTTGAGCTCCGCCGTCGGGCCGCACGCGGCACTCCTCGCACGGCTCCTCGCGTTCGCCGAGGCGCGCGACGCGGTCCGTCGCGCGGCGGGCGCGGTGTCGCTCCGCGCTCCCGAGGCCGAGATCCGCGTCGGCGAGGGCGGTGCCATGACGCTCACGCGGCGCGATCCCGACACGCCGTCGCAGCGGATCGTCTCGGAAGCGATGATCCTCGCGGGGGAGATGGCGGCGGGCTGGCTGACGGCGCGCGGGATCCCCGCGATCTTCCGGCGCCAGGCACCGTCCGACGGCCGCCTCCCGGAAGCCGATCCCGCGCTCCCGTTCGCCGTGCACGTGCGCGCGGTGCGGCGCATGCTCAAGCGCGCCGAGACCTCGCTCCAGCCCGGACCGCACCACGGCCTCGGGGTCGCGGCGTACGCGCAGGTGACGTCGCCGCTCCGGCGCTATCAGGACCTTGCGGTCCATCGCCAGATCGCCGCGGTGCTCGGCGGCGGACCGCCGCCGTACGACGTCCCCGCGATGCAGCGCATCCTCGCGGCGACGGAGAGGGCCGAGCTCGAGGCGCGCCGCTCCGAGCGCGCCGTCGCGCGCTACTGGATGCTCAGGTGGCTCGACCGCGCGCGCGGCGGCAGCGTGACCGGCGTCGTCGTCGAGACCTCTCCGCGTCCGATCGTCGTGCTCGACGAGACGCTCCTCGAGGAAGTCGTACCTTCGCTGTCGGGAGTCAATCTCGGCGATCGCGTGCGTCTCAGGATCGAGCGGGTCAACCCCCGGGCCGATCTCGTGATCCTCCGGCCGGTCTGA
- a CDS encoding VWA domain-containing protein — MIPALVRFADALRRSGHPVSPAELIDASRALDLVGLEKRHEVRSALRATLAKDRRSALAFDRLFDAFFTAPKLPGKGEGVGRPAGRGDSFRNSARQVSEAVPSRKLRPQETEPKHPRAAAGANEEGRSERKRDERRPGRLRKRIVMPAPADAASPCRAELSRRMTTDEERALAREIPRLVREIDLRRARRMERARAGRPWMRRAMRESLASGGVPFVLPYRRPKRKTARVILLVDVSFSVARAAGLFLLMASAFLDLGRRARVLAFVDKPVDATAAIARWARGRSRLASPKKRRGARPGDGIARRGVAFADVLDGIEGLNLDAPSDYGRAFHSLLAGRLRPRGRDMVLVVLGDGRTNRFDPLPWALEEIARGCRALIWLVPEPASRWGTADSALPAYLLSVDVVAQANDLDGLAAGVAELVRRL; from the coding sequence ATGATTCCGGCTCTCGTACGATTCGCCGACGCGCTCCGCCGCTCGGGACACCCGGTCTCGCCCGCGGAGCTGATCGACGCGTCACGTGCGCTCGATCTCGTCGGCCTCGAGAAGCGCCACGAGGTGCGCTCGGCGCTCCGCGCGACGCTCGCGAAGGATCGCCGCTCGGCCCTCGCCTTCGATCGCCTGTTCGACGCGTTCTTCACGGCGCCGAAGCTCCCGGGGAAGGGCGAGGGAGTCGGGCGCCCTGCTGGAAGAGGGGACAGCTTCCGAAACTCTGCACGACAAGTTTCGGAAGCTGTCCCCTCTCGAAAGCTCCGGCCGCAGGAAACGGAGCCGAAGCATCCGCGCGCGGCTGCGGGAGCGAACGAGGAAGGCCGCTCCGAACGGAAGCGGGACGAGCGGCGCCCCGGCCGCCTCCGCAAACGGATCGTGATGCCTGCTCCCGCCGACGCGGCGTCGCCGTGCCGTGCCGAGCTGTCGCGGCGGATGACCACCGACGAGGAGCGCGCCCTCGCACGGGAGATCCCGCGGCTCGTGCGCGAGATCGATCTCCGGCGCGCGCGGCGGATGGAGCGCGCGCGCGCGGGCCGGCCGTGGATGCGCCGCGCGATGCGCGAGAGCCTCGCCTCGGGCGGCGTGCCGTTCGTGCTCCCGTATCGGAGGCCGAAGCGCAAGACGGCGCGCGTCATCCTCCTCGTCGACGTGTCGTTCTCGGTCGCGAGGGCGGCGGGACTCTTCCTGCTCATGGCGTCGGCGTTCCTCGATCTCGGCCGGCGCGCGCGTGTGCTCGCTTTCGTCGACAAGCCGGTCGATGCGACGGCGGCGATCGCGCGCTGGGCGCGCGGGCGTTCGCGCCTCGCGTCGCCCAAGAAGCGCCGGGGTGCCCGGCCGGGCGACGGGATCGCGCGGCGCGGCGTCGCCTTCGCCGACGTCCTCGACGGGATCGAGGGTCTCAACCTCGACGCGCCGAGCGACTACGGGCGCGCGTTCCATTCCCTGCTCGCAGGAAGGCTCAGACCGCGCGGGCGCGACATGGTCCTCGTCGTCCTCGGCGACGGCAGGACGAACCGCTTCGATCCGCTTCCCTGGGCGCTCGAGGAGATCGCGCGCGGGTGCCGGGCGCTGATCTGGCTCGTTCCCGAGCCGGCGTCGCGATGGGGGACCGCGGACTCGGCGCTTCCCGCGTATCTCCTCTCGGTCGACGTCGTCGCTCAGGCGAACGATCTCGACGGCCTCGCGGCCGGCGTCGCCGAGCTGGTCCGGAGGCTGTGA
- a CDS encoding MoxR family ATPase gives MSRKEISPETIAARFAESGFIAAPEVATSLFLADALGKPLLLEGPPGVGKTEIAKLWAQYHDAELIRLQCYEGLDEAKALYEWSYGKQMLYAQLLRDKTGEILGRAADLAGAIAILRDEADGFFSRDFLLPRPLLQAILTKRPAVLLVDEVDRSDEEFEAFLLEVLSDHQVSIPELGTLKAAHPPRVVLTSNDTRELSDALRRRCLYLYVDYPTTEDEIRIVEARVPGISVALTERLVRFAQSLRKADLKKAPGIAEVVDWALALVAVGADGLSAGALKKTLGALLKNREDVERVLADPSRFRG, from the coding sequence ATGTCCCGCAAGGAAATATCGCCCGAGACGATCGCGGCCCGGTTCGCCGAGTCAGGGTTCATCGCGGCGCCGGAAGTCGCGACCTCGCTCTTCTTGGCGGACGCGCTCGGGAAGCCGCTCCTCCTCGAGGGACCGCCGGGCGTCGGCAAGACGGAGATCGCGAAGCTCTGGGCTCAGTACCACGACGCGGAGCTGATCCGCCTCCAATGCTACGAAGGGCTCGACGAGGCGAAAGCGCTCTACGAGTGGTCGTACGGGAAGCAGATGCTCTACGCGCAGCTCTTGCGCGACAAGACGGGGGAGATTCTCGGACGTGCCGCCGACCTCGCGGGGGCGATCGCGATTCTGAGGGACGAGGCCGACGGCTTCTTCTCGCGCGACTTCCTGCTGCCACGGCCGCTCCTCCAGGCGATTCTCACGAAGCGACCGGCGGTCCTTCTCGTCGACGAGGTCGACCGCTCGGACGAGGAGTTCGAGGCGTTCCTGCTCGAGGTCCTCTCCGACCATCAGGTGTCGATCCCCGAGCTCGGAACGCTGAAAGCCGCGCATCCGCCGCGGGTCGTCCTGACGTCGAACGACACGCGCGAGCTGTCGGACGCGCTTCGCCGCCGCTGCCTCTACCTCTACGTCGACTACCCGACGACCGAGGACGAGATCCGGATCGTCGAGGCGCGCGTGCCGGGGATTTCCGTCGCGCTGACCGAGCGTCTCGTGCGCTTTGCGCAGTCGCTCCGCAAGGCCGACCTCAAGAAGGCGCCCGGGATCGCCGAGGTCGTGGACTGGGCGCTCGCGCTCGTCGCCGTCGGCGCCGACGGGCTCTCGGCGGGAGCGCTCAAGAAGACGCTCGGCGCGCTCCTCAAGAACCGCGAGGACGTCGAGCGTGTCCTCGCCGATCCGTCGCGCTTCCGCGGATGA
- a CDS encoding fumarylacetoacetate hydrolase family protein, which yields MQAPPFNQYLGIHVDRMEGGEAVARIELGPHHTNNRGVAHGGVVLSLLDSAMGAAVISAIPKEWWCATTGLNVQFLTGPREGNITAEGRVTRRGRTVAFAEGRAHDSKGTLVATAQGTWHLWPHKPEIDGRDAGETVVVQGTGARLRVGKILAVGRNYADHNVEMGGTPATPPVLFLKPPSALAGDGARLTLPEGFGQVHHEVEMVVVIGKRGRTIAEADAMDHVLGYAVGLDLTLRDLQNEAKKKGEPWDLAKGFDGSAPVSLVVPKEAAGDAGRLALTLDVNGTRRQSGSTAQMQHKIPALVALASRLITLERGDLLFTGTPAGVGPIVPGDRLEAHLGDLVSLRVTVEPPR from the coding sequence ATGCAGGCGCCGCCCTTCAACCAGTACCTCGGCATCCACGTCGACCGCATGGAGGGTGGCGAGGCGGTCGCGCGCATCGAGCTGGGCCCGCACCACACGAACAATCGCGGCGTCGCGCACGGCGGGGTCGTACTCTCGCTCCTCGACTCCGCGATGGGCGCCGCGGTGATCTCGGCCATCCCGAAGGAGTGGTGGTGCGCGACGACGGGGCTCAACGTGCAGTTCCTCACCGGGCCTCGCGAGGGGAACATCACGGCCGAGGGGCGCGTGACGCGCCGGGGGCGGACGGTCGCCTTCGCCGAGGGCCGCGCGCACGACTCGAAGGGGACGCTCGTCGCGACCGCCCAGGGCACGTGGCACCTGTGGCCGCACAAGCCGGAGATCGACGGCCGCGACGCCGGCGAAACGGTCGTCGTCCAGGGAACGGGAGCGCGCCTCCGCGTCGGCAAGATCCTCGCCGTCGGCCGCAACTACGCCGATCACAACGTCGAGATGGGTGGCACCCCCGCGACGCCTCCGGTCTTGTTCCTGAAGCCTCCGTCGGCGCTTGCCGGCGACGGCGCGCGCCTCACGCTGCCCGAGGGTTTCGGCCAGGTCCACCACGAGGTCGAGATGGTCGTCGTCATCGGGAAGCGTGGCCGCACGATCGCCGAAGCCGACGCGATGGATCACGTGCTCGGGTACGCCGTCGGTCTCGACCTGACGTTGCGCGATCTTCAGAACGAGGCGAAGAAGAAGGGCGAGCCCTGGGACCTCGCGAAGGGGTTCGACGGGTCGGCGCCGGTCTCGCTCGTCGTTCCGAAAGAAGCCGCGGGCGACGCGGGCCGGCTCGCGCTCACGCTCGACGTCAACGGGACCCGCCGCCAATCGGGGAGCACCGCGCAGATGCAGCACAAGATCCCCGCGCTCGTCGCGCTCGCCTCGCGGCTCATCACGCTCGAGCGCGGAGATCTCCTCTTCACCGGCACGCCGGCGGGCGTCGGTCCGATCGTTCCCGGCGACCGCCTCGAGGCGCACCTGGGCGATCTCGTCTCGCTCCGGGTCACCGTCGAGCCTCCCAGGTGA